In Pasteurella multocida subsp. multocida OH4807, a genomic segment contains:
- a CDS encoding putative phage-related protein, tail component (COG4733 Phage-related protein, tail component), with protein MKQITGKKGGKGGGGGGRTPVEARDSLRSLSYAKFIDVISCGEINGPVDGLKSVYFGDIPLQDENGNFNFKNVAIEYRTGTVKQPPSEICETTEVTTDINTEVKKNKPIIRSITAPEADIARVTITVPGLSHQNKSNGDINGTKVELQVEYQANGSQWVDAGQIVIDGKTTSSYNREHSFRLTGESPWSVRVTRLTEDSDSQTLQNKTIFSKLTTVFEEKLTYPGVAYVGVQIDAEQFSSIPARGYHCRGIKLKVPSNYDPITRLYTGDWDGTFAVKYSNNPVWIYFDLLTNEEYGAGEYIKEDMLDKWSMYQIAKYCDELVPDGFGGYEPRFTCNAYIQTRQEAIKLLRDLTSVFRAMSYWASGTQILVQDSPKEPMYQFNNTNVVDGQFSRSGSNIKTRHNVALVTWNDPKKFFKQSVEYIEDADAIIKMGYISQTEVVAFGCTSRGQARRLGKWLLYTEQHESEVVTFSCGQDGAIPVPGEVIQVSDVHRAGERRGGRVKVGSTVSNIILDSAVEITKTATISIVNEEGKLEQRNITQRGSLTEININPAFTSVTEDSTWIIASSDIEPELYRVVAVAEGENGTYTISAVSYNPSKFAHIENGENLIEYDTTNNTLETGVKNVVISDEIYRGLGGSIQTKIVVSYEPATSLTSRYQVEYRAGNDNWQQLEPTTLTSVDIPNVRDGIAYQIRIKTSNVLGMWSHDDPVTTYEPIGKLRPPHDVTNLRHKVVAQEGVFLVWDLSPDIDLEYYEIKKGDTYESAQLVAKIKANEFNLGFIQAGNHKYWLSAVDSSEVRSETPTEIQFTISSGEVINLNAEIVGDEVLLTWNETQNNSFSTELYEVKKDNEVLALVKSTSFKFKADFSGNKTFKVTAIDLGENRSELAQAQLIIHQPTQVSISQQVIDNYVMLRWQSAKATLPIVYYELKKGDTFDNAEFITNIDGLAFPQFETVGGLYKYWIVGVDSAGNRGEPQFTHANVAQPPDYILKYDYNSEYDGTKNGSDKIDGKLYLPLKKETWKQHFQSNNFTSPKSQIDRGFPLYLQPTAASGFYEEEMDYGTVLASSKISLTPKIVSAGNYDISYYIAVKEKASDSWREHNQASVYETNFRYLKFRITVSNARQSVVIEQLNLKLDQKQKTDGGTVQANASDVNGTWVSFSTEFIDASIPVLTPQSKQPLFATSDFKDEPRPKGFYVFLFDKNGNRVSGKVGWVVKGV; from the coding sequence ATGAAGCAGATAACAGGGAAAAAAGGTGGGAAAGGCGGCGGCGGTGGTGGCAGAACACCTGTAGAAGCTAGAGACTCGCTTCGTTCACTTTCCTACGCTAAATTCATTGATGTTATTTCTTGTGGCGAGATTAATGGACCTGTTGATGGGCTAAAGTCGGTTTATTTTGGTGATATTCCGCTTCAAGATGAGAACGGGAATTTTAACTTTAAAAACGTTGCGATCGAATATCGCACAGGTACTGTAAAACAACCACCATCCGAGATTTGTGAAACGACAGAAGTAACAACAGATATTAACACTGAGGTTAAAAAGAATAAGCCAATCATCCGCTCCATTACAGCTCCAGAAGCCGATATTGCTCGAGTGACAATTACTGTACCTGGATTAAGTCATCAAAATAAAAGCAATGGCGATATTAACGGCACAAAAGTTGAATTACAAGTTGAGTATCAGGCAAATGGCAGTCAATGGGTTGATGCAGGTCAAATTGTCATTGATGGCAAAACAACATCATCATACAACAGAGAACACAGTTTTAGACTGACTGGCGAGTCGCCATGGAGTGTGCGTGTAACGCGTTTAACAGAAGATTCTGACAGCCAAACGTTACAAAACAAAACGATTTTTTCAAAATTAACGACAGTATTTGAGGAAAAATTAACATATCCAGGTGTTGCGTATGTTGGCGTACAAATTGATGCCGAACAATTTAGCTCAATACCTGCACGAGGCTATCACTGTCGTGGAATTAAGTTAAAAGTGCCGTCAAATTACGATCCAATCACGCGCTTATATACAGGCGACTGGGACGGCACATTTGCTGTTAAATATTCAAATAATCCAGTTTGGATCTATTTTGATTTACTCACTAACGAAGAATATGGCGCAGGTGAGTACATCAAAGAAGATATGCTCGACAAATGGTCGATGTATCAGATTGCTAAATATTGTGATGAATTAGTGCCTGACGGTTTTGGTGGATATGAGCCACGCTTTACATGCAATGCGTATATACAGACTCGACAAGAAGCAATTAAATTACTACGCGATCTGACGTCAGTCTTTCGTGCAATGAGTTACTGGGCAAGTGGCACGCAAATACTTGTCCAAGACTCACCGAAAGAGCCGATGTATCAGTTCAACAACACAAACGTTGTAGATGGCCAGTTTAGTCGTTCTGGCTCAAATATTAAAACGCGACACAATGTTGCGCTTGTAACGTGGAACGATCCAAAAAAATTCTTCAAGCAGTCTGTTGAATACATCGAAGATGCCGACGCTATTATAAAGATGGGCTATATTTCACAAACCGAAGTTGTCGCATTTGGCTGCACTTCACGTGGACAAGCGAGACGTCTCGGTAAATGGCTACTCTATACAGAGCAACACGAAAGTGAAGTAGTAACATTCTCGTGTGGTCAAGACGGCGCAATCCCTGTTCCTGGTGAAGTGATTCAAGTATCAGACGTTCACCGAGCTGGCGAAAGACGAGGTGGCCGCGTTAAAGTTGGCTCAACTGTCAGTAACATCATTCTTGATTCGGCAGTTGAAATCACGAAAACTGCAACAATCAGCATCGTGAATGAAGAAGGTAAACTTGAACAACGCAACATTACACAACGTGGCAGTTTAACAGAGATTAACATCAATCCAGCGTTCACTTCTGTAACAGAAGATAGTACGTGGATCATCGCAAGTAGTGACATTGAGCCTGAGCTTTATCGTGTTGTTGCAGTAGCAGAGGGTGAGAACGGCACTTATACGATTAGTGCAGTAAGTTACAATCCGTCAAAATTCGCACATATTGAAAATGGCGAGAACCTGATTGAATACGATACAACGAACAATACGCTAGAAACAGGCGTTAAAAATGTTGTAATCAGTGATGAAATCTATCGTGGACTGGGTGGTAGTATTCAAACTAAGATCGTTGTAAGTTACGAGCCTGCAACCTCGCTCACATCGCGTTATCAAGTTGAGTATCGCGCAGGTAATGATAATTGGCAGCAGTTAGAGCCGACAACACTAACGTCTGTAGACATTCCAAATGTTAGAGATGGCATTGCTTATCAGATTCGGATCAAAACAAGTAACGTCTTGGGTATGTGGTCACATGATGATCCTGTAACAACATACGAGCCAATCGGTAAGCTACGTCCACCACACGATGTTACTAACCTGCGTCACAAAGTGGTGGCGCAAGAAGGTGTGTTCTTGGTTTGGGATTTGTCACCCGACATCGATCTTGAGTATTACGAGATTAAAAAAGGTGACACTTATGAATCAGCGCAACTTGTTGCGAAAATCAAAGCTAATGAGTTTAATCTCGGTTTTATTCAAGCTGGCAATCATAAGTATTGGTTAAGTGCGGTTGATTCATCAGAAGTGAGATCTGAAACGCCAACAGAAATTCAATTCACTATTTCAAGCGGTGAAGTTATCAATCTAAACGCCGAAATTGTCGGCGATGAGGTATTGCTGACATGGAATGAAACGCAAAACAATTCATTCTCGACAGAGCTTTACGAAGTGAAGAAAGATAATGAAGTGCTTGCGTTAGTGAAAAGTACCTCGTTTAAGTTCAAAGCGGATTTTAGCGGTAACAAGACGTTCAAAGTGACAGCAATCGATCTTGGTGAAAATCGAAGTGAACTAGCACAAGCGCAGTTGATCATTCATCAACCGACACAAGTTAGCATTTCTCAACAAGTTATTGATAACTACGTCATGTTGCGTTGGCAAAGTGCGAAAGCGACATTGCCGATTGTCTATTACGAGTTGAAAAAAGGCGACACGTTCGACAATGCTGAGTTCATCACTAACATTGACGGATTAGCGTTTCCTCAGTTCGAAACTGTTGGTGGATTGTACAAATACTGGATCGTCGGTGTAGATAGCGCAGGCAATCGTGGTGAGCCTCAGTTCACGCATGCGAATGTTGCACAACCGCCTGATTATATACTGAAATACGACTACAACAGCGAATATGATGGTACGAAAAACGGATCGGATAAGATCGACGGTAAACTTTATCTTCCGCTCAAAAAAGAGACGTGGAAGCAACACTTTCAGTCAAACAATTTCACCTCGCCAAAATCACAAATTGATCGCGGATTTCCACTTTATCTACAGCCAACTGCTGCAAGTGGATTTTATGAAGAAGAAATGGATTATGGCACTGTATTAGCATCATCAAAGATCTCACTCACTCCAAAAATTGTGAGTGCGGGTAATTATGATATTAGCTATTACATTGCAGTAAAAGAAAAGGCAAGTGATAGTTGGCGCGAACACAATCAAGCGTCTGTGTATGAGACGAATTTTAGATATTTGAAATTCAGAATCACAGTAAGCAATGCACGACAATCTGTTGTTATTGAGCAATTGAATTTGAAACTCGATCAGAAACAGAAAACCGATGGCGGAACAGTGCAAGCTAACGCAAGCGATGTGAATGGAACGTGGGTAAGCTTTTCTACGGAGTTTATCGATGCGTCAATTCCTGTTCTCACACCACAATCTAAACAACCACTTTTTGCAACATCAGACTTTAAAGATGAGCCGCGACCAAAAGGATTTTACGTTTTCTTATTCGACAAGAATGGAAATCGCGTAAGCGGTAAAGTTGGCTGGGTTGTAAAAGGGGTATAA
- a CDS encoding phage tail-fiber protein: MADFNKPTVDSHYTQFPNEIRAAISAALSFLDGGSHINIPMKAKRWNPTSKIFEEYSGTQWVPMANEYKLPVDYNVLLNKPVPSSSTNSNSETTFANSKAVKIVHDLANSKQNPATTLAGYGITNFKIETANGNANNYKTDGNYYFASGQNLPSAGAWHIEVVSGGAANAIRQIARKANDSEVKERFFNGSSWSEWKKTGSDGLPVGSIVAFPKNITPTGFLRANGTTFNQATYPDLYAVNGNSNRLPNLTRSDVGMTAYFTTDAIPDGWIAFDSIRTTVTQQKYPELYQHLVAKYGSISNVPLAEDRFIRNAGNGLNVGQTQNDEIKKHVHRVGTHWIGSDDNRYFFNLSEAIYDSRLRTAPTSDSSLDDNGFMLPLLSSPMATGGIETRPKSIILKLCVKAKDKFNDVVFWIKAFGEIVNTGTLDAGTLAQELQNKSNINHTHNVSDILDFNQIVIDLINQNNGFTQNLEQNGWVRLPSGFIVQWGYANCNYDTIQTISFNITFVNKCIGIVFGQTGQNGNHLQIGNYSGRVGEISYGNVTKTNFKLANDGASCRVFWVAVGN, encoded by the coding sequence ATGGCAGATTTTAACAAGCCGACAGTCGATAGTCATTACACGCAATTCCCGAATGAAATTAGAGCCGCCATTAGTGCGGCTTTATCATTTCTAGACGGCGGATCGCATATTAATATTCCGATGAAAGCGAAACGCTGGAATCCAACAAGCAAAATTTTTGAGGAATATAGTGGTACGCAATGGGTGCCGATGGCGAATGAATACAAGTTGCCAGTTGACTACAATGTTTTGCTTAATAAGCCAGTTCCGTCGTCATCAACAAACAGTAACAGCGAAACGACATTCGCAAATTCAAAAGCTGTGAAAATTGTACATGATTTAGCGAATAGTAAACAAAATCCAGCAACTACACTAGCAGGGTATGGCATTACTAACTTCAAAATCGAGACAGCAAACGGCAATGCGAATAATTATAAAACGGATGGAAATTATTATTTTGCGAGCGGTCAGAATCTACCAAGCGCAGGCGCATGGCATATTGAAGTGGTGAGCGGTGGCGCAGCAAACGCAATCAGACAGATTGCAAGGAAAGCTAACGATTCAGAAGTTAAAGAGCGATTTTTTAATGGATCAAGCTGGTCTGAATGGAAAAAAACAGGCAGTGACGGCTTACCAGTTGGTAGTATTGTCGCTTTCCCAAAAAACATCACTCCAACTGGTTTTTTGAGGGCAAACGGCACGACGTTTAATCAAGCGACATACCCAGATTTATACGCTGTAAACGGAAATAGCAATAGATTGCCAAACCTTACTCGTTCTGATGTTGGTATGACAGCGTATTTTACAACAGATGCAATACCCGACGGATGGATTGCATTTGATAGCATTCGCACAACAGTTACGCAGCAGAAATATCCAGAACTTTATCAACATTTAGTTGCAAAATACGGCTCAATTTCAAATGTACCACTTGCAGAAGACCGCTTCATTCGTAATGCAGGAAATGGACTAAATGTAGGTCAGACACAAAATGATGAGATTAAAAAACACGTTCACAGAGTTGGAACGCATTGGATTGGCTCAGATGATAATCGGTACTTTTTTAATTTATCAGAAGCAATTTATGATTCGCGATTAAGAACAGCACCGACTAGCGATTCATCTTTAGATGATAACGGGTTTATGCTTCCACTTTTAAGTAGTCCAATGGCCACTGGGGGAATAGAAACTAGACCTAAGTCTATCATTTTAAAGCTATGTGTTAAAGCAAAAGATAAATTTAATGACGTGGTATTTTGGATTAAAGCGTTTGGTGAGATTGTTAATACTGGTACATTAGATGCTGGTACATTAGCGCAAGAGCTTCAGAACAAATCTAACATCAATCACACTCATAATGTGAGTGATATTCTTGATTTCAATCAAATAGTTATAGATCTCATCAATCAAAATAATGGATTTACACAGAATTTAGAGCAGAACGGCTGGGTTAGATTGCCAAGTGGTTTTATTGTGCAGTGGGGATATGCGAATTGTAATTACGACACGATTCAAACCATTTCTTTCAATATTACATTTGTGAATAAATGTATAGGAATTGTATTTGGACAAACTGGACAAAATGGAAATCATTTACAAATAGGCAATTATAGTGGGCGTGTCGGCGAAATTAGCTACGGTAACGTAACCAAGACTAACTTTAAACTAGCGAACGATGGTGCTTCATGCAGAGTGTTTTGGGTTGCAGTAGGCAATTAA
- a CDS encoding hypothetical protein (COG0863 DNA modification methylase) — translation MIKLINADSANVELPSVDMIFTDPPFEMSGEDLLKVLNNFDYKHLVLICSMHQALDLYKLSDLDFAFQLVISHMTPTKNKSYQQPHIVHSNVMYFRKRGEKSVFDRRRVQRYDTYSDEKTAYFPSIFHAPKTDLVYKYQKNQNMINDLVGSFDVESVLDLFAGSGTTAIACLEHNIKDFYMIEKDKEAFNIMKNQIKALTFGTRKEMEIIE, via the coding sequence ATGATTAAATTAATCAATGCGGACAGCGCAAACGTAGAACTGCCATCTGTCGATATGATATTTACTGACCCTCCTTTTGAAATGAGCGGTGAAGATTTATTAAAGGTATTAAACAACTTCGACTATAAACACTTAGTCTTGATTTGCTCAATGCATCAAGCGTTAGATTTGTATAAATTAAGTGATCTAGATTTCGCATTTCAACTTGTTATTAGTCATATGACACCGACAAAAAATAAAAGCTATCAACAACCACACATTGTGCATAGCAACGTGATGTATTTCAGAAAACGTGGTGAGAAATCAGTATTTGACAGACGCAGAGTGCAACGCTATGACACGTATAGCGATGAGAAAACCGCGTATTTTCCAAGTATTTTTCATGCACCAAAAACCGATCTTGTTTATAAATATCAGAAAAATCAAAACATGATCAACGATCTTGTTGGTAGTTTCGATGTTGAGAGTGTGTTAGATCTGTTTGCTGGCAGCGGAACAACTGCAATCGCGTGTTTAGAGCATAATATCAAAGACTTCTACATGATTGAGAAAGACAAAGAGGCGTTTAACATCATGAAAAATCAAATAAAAGCATTGACATTTGGAACAAGAAAAGAAATGGAGATTATAGAATGA
- a CDS encoding helicase family protein (COG1061 DNA or RNA helicases of superfamily II), translating to MKLRNYQESILQQLISSCTNDLVQLDTGAGKTPIIAKLAEHYKQVVIVCHRNVLVKQASEKLAAFGLTHRIMASSATKRTCATNNVNKHGAHFISPRSHLVLVSIDTWNSHFKREKLHFDFSKEYIILIDEAHHFAEDNKWETMLNAVGGRCIGFTATPVRNDGLPLIKKFNGFFDRIVQAEGYQQNGTERLIAEGYLSEYKAYIAMSGVNYNTPLDDVIQQKNRQDFKNSESKIYEQYSGLSLLKNLKKNEDFYKKKSQELYVAASPVGAYLHYGKGKQAILIVPRIMNANDELRIMRKYGVSAEVIHSELPQYEIQRILDFFENKKIKVLIAVDMISEGFDVPDADILILKRKIRSFGLYRQICGRVLRPRAGKMAKIIDLTGYNIAKHGLPSDHVDWENIKINSKMRKPFIFCNCCGHIYSITLDNCPECGSKTPNFKASSEVPFIKSYFYDAKLVEKHRKALQIAEKLRLEQEARAEKERLLNETYQDVFILFATTLVGNKTKEFFNVFCEQLKTMLTARQYNEFMSVHKYKLNDFNFYLPHFITFAQSNKKADAKSAVQKIYEEKTGVKL from the coding sequence ATGAAACTTCGTAATTATCAAGAAAGCATCCTCCAACAACTCATTTCTAGCTGTACTAATGATTTAGTGCAGCTAGATACTGGGGCAGGCAAAACTCCCATCATCGCTAAACTTGCTGAACATTACAAGCAAGTTGTGATTGTCTGTCATCGCAACGTGCTCGTTAAACAAGCCAGTGAGAAACTGGCGGCATTCGGTTTAACTCACAGAATTATGGCTTCAAGTGCGACAAAACGCACTTGTGCAACAAATAATGTCAATAAGCACGGCGCGCATTTTATTTCTCCTCGCTCTCATCTTGTGCTCGTGTCTATTGATACGTGGAACTCTCACTTTAAGCGTGAGAAGTTGCACTTTGACTTCTCAAAAGAGTACATCATCTTAATTGATGAAGCGCATCACTTCGCAGAAGATAACAAGTGGGAGACAATGTTAAACGCCGTTGGCGGTCGCTGCATTGGCTTTACGGCAACGCCAGTGCGCAACGATGGGCTACCGCTAATTAAAAAATTCAACGGCTTTTTTGATCGCATTGTACAAGCAGAAGGCTATCAACAAAACGGTACAGAGCGATTAATAGCCGAAGGCTATTTGAGTGAATATAAAGCATATATCGCAATGTCTGGCGTGAACTACAACACACCGCTTGATGATGTGATACAACAGAAAAATAGACAAGATTTTAAAAATAGTGAGTCAAAAATATATGAACAATATAGCGGTTTATCATTACTTAAAAATTTAAAAAAGAACGAAGATTTTTATAAGAAAAAATCACAAGAGTTGTATGTTGCCGCTTCGCCAGTCGGCGCATATCTGCACTACGGAAAAGGCAAGCAAGCTATCTTAATTGTACCGCGCATCATGAATGCAAACGATGAATTACGCATAATGAGGAAGTATGGTGTCTCTGCTGAAGTGATTCATAGCGAGCTACCGCAATATGAAATTCAGCGCATTCTTGATTTCTTTGAGAATAAGAAAATCAAAGTGCTAATTGCAGTTGATATGATAAGTGAAGGCTTTGATGTGCCAGATGCTGACATTTTGATTTTAAAAAGAAAAATCAGAAGTTTTGGCTTGTACCGTCAGATATGCGGACGTGTCTTGCGCCCACGCGCTGGTAAAATGGCTAAAATCATCGACTTGACGGGTTACAACATAGCCAAGCATGGCTTACCGTCCGATCATGTGGATTGGGAAAATATAAAAATAAATTCAAAGATGAGAAAACCTTTTATTTTCTGCAATTGCTGCGGACACATTTACAGCATTACATTAGACAATTGTCCAGAGTGTGGCAGTAAAACGCCTAATTTTAAAGCGAGTTCTGAAGTTCCGTTTATTAAATCTTATTTTTATGATGCAAAACTTGTAGAAAAACATCGCAAAGCATTGCAGATTGCTGAAAAGTTGCGACTTGAGCAAGAAGCTAGAGCTGAAAAAGAACGTCTGCTCAATGAGACATATCAAGACGTGTTTATTTTATTTGCGACAACGCTTGTCGGCAACAAAACAAAAGAGTTTTTTAATGTGTTCTGCGAGCAATTAAAAACGATGCTAACAGCTCGTCAATATAATGAATTTATGAGCGTACATAAATATAAACTCAATGATTTTAATTTTTATCTACCGCACTTTATAACTTTTGCGCAAAGCAACAAAAAAGCAGATGCAAAAAGTGCAGTGCAAAAAATCTATGAAGAAAAAACAGGTGTGAAACTATGA
- a CDS encoding putative autotransporter YadA-like, C-terminal domain protein, with amino-acid sequence MQNKHNIFTLALLTLISSMSYSAIDTKGNISEGTDAGKM; translated from the coding sequence ATGCAAAACAAACATAATATTTTTACACTAGCACTTTTAACACTGATCAGTTCAATGAGTTATTCTGCTATCGATACCAAAGGAAACATTAGTGAAGGTACTGATGCTGGAAAAATGTAG
- a CDS encoding putative autotransporter YadA-like, C-terminal domain protein (COG5295 Autotransporter adhesin) yields the protein MNTTGIANISNGAYAGQTVEGNGNIATGNAAGVGIKGDNNIAIGNGAGTVANVEKFINGGHTPKSKLNDNTINTPKRTISRSVSVGTKAISMEDDAVSLGSYSVADTAKGSVGFLAEGNDQKDATWKSTHAGVSVGKDSKNPAERITRQIHNLAAGTKDTDAVNVAQLRKVDDRISHLRIDFNHLENQLNRMNANLKAGIAGATAIANLPQVFRNGQSMVSVAVGSYRGQSAVAFGVSRMADNSPIVFKASGSANSRGHYNVGAGIGWGW from the coding sequence GTGAACACAACTGGTATTGCTAATATTTCGAATGGTGCATACGCTGGACAAACTGTTGAAGGAAACGGAAATATAGCTACAGGTAACGCTGCTGGTGTGGGAATAAAAGGGGATAATAATATTGCTATTGGAAATGGTGCTGGAACTGTTGCTAATGTAGAAAAATTCATAAATGGCGGTCATACACCAAAATCTAAGCTTAACGATAATACAATTAACACCCCAAAACGCACTATCAGCCGTTCTGTAAGTGTAGGGACTAAAGCAATCTCCATGGAAGATGATGCAGTTTCATTAGGTAGCTATTCTGTAGCTGATACAGCTAAAGGCAGCGTAGGATTCTTAGCAGAGGGTAATGATCAGAAAGATGCAACTTGGAAATCAACTCATGCGGGAGTATCTGTCGGTAAAGACAGCAAAAATCCAGCAGAAAGAATCACACGACAAATCCATAATCTTGCAGCAGGTACAAAAGATACTGATGCCGTGAATGTTGCACAACTTCGTAAAGTGGATGATAGAATATCTCACCTCAGAATTGACTTTAACCATTTAGAAAATCAGCTTAATCGCATGAACGCTAATTTAAAAGCTGGTATTGCTGGGGCTACAGCAATAGCAAACTTACCACAAGTTTTCCGTAACGGTCAGTCGATGGTTTCTGTCGCTGTTGGTTCTTATAGAGGTCAATCAGCTGTAGCATTTGGAGTTAGCCGTATGGCAGATAATTCACCAATTGTATTTAAAGCATCCGGTAGTGCGAACTCACGAGGCCACTACAATGTTGGTGCTGGTATTGGTTGGGGTTGGTAA
- a CDS encoding lipoyl synthase (COG0320 Lipoate synthase) produces MGTSFKMERGVKYRDAAKTSIIPVKNIDPNQELLKKPDWMKIKLPANSAKIDSIKNGMRRHGLHSVCEEASCPNLHECFNHGTATFMILGAICTRRCPFCDVAHGKPLPPDPEEPRKLAETIQDMKLRYVVITSVDRDDLPDRGAGHFAECVKEIRKLNPEIKIEILVPDFRGRIEQALDKLKDNPPDVFNHNLENVPRLYREIRPGADYEWSLKLLKDFKTMFPHIPTKSGLMVGLGETNEEILQVMQDLRDHGVTMLTLGQYLQPSRHHLPVARYVPPAEFDEFRDKAQAMGFEHAACGPFVRSSYHADLQAKGEIVK; encoded by the coding sequence ATGGGCACATCTTTTAAAATGGAACGTGGCGTAAAATATCGTGATGCTGCAAAAACGTCCATTATCCCTGTGAAAAATATCGATCCTAATCAAGAGCTATTGAAAAAGCCTGATTGGATGAAAATCAAGTTACCTGCGAACTCTGCAAAAATTGATAGTATCAAAAATGGCATGCGTCGCCATGGATTACATTCCGTGTGTGAAGAGGCATCTTGCCCTAATTTGCATGAGTGTTTTAATCATGGTACGGCAACTTTCATGATCTTAGGAGCGATTTGTACCCGTCGTTGCCCTTTCTGTGACGTGGCACATGGTAAACCCCTTCCGCCTGATCCAGAAGAACCGCGTAAATTAGCCGAAACTATTCAGGATATGAAACTACGTTATGTGGTGATTACTTCTGTAGACCGAGATGATTTGCCTGATCGTGGCGCAGGACATTTTGCCGAATGTGTAAAAGAAATTCGTAAGCTGAACCCCGAAATCAAAATTGAAATTTTGGTGCCAGATTTCCGTGGAAGAATTGAACAGGCATTAGATAAATTGAAAGATAACCCACCTGATGTATTTAATCACAATTTAGAGAATGTGCCCCGTTTATATCGTGAAATTCGTCCTGGGGCAGATTATGAGTGGTCGTTAAAACTTTTGAAAGATTTTAAAACCATGTTTCCACATATTCCAACAAAGTCTGGGTTAATGGTTGGCTTAGGTGAAACGAATGAGGAAATTCTGCAGGTAATGCAAGATCTTCGCGATCATGGCGTAACTATGCTGACTTTAGGACAATATTTACAGCCAAGTCGCCATCATTTACCTGTTGCACGTTACGTGCCGCCAGCAGAGTTTGATGAATTTCGTGATAAAGCGCAGGCAATGGGATTTGAGCATGCCGCTTGTGGACCGTTTGTTCGTTCATCTTATCATGCAGATCTACAAGCTAAAGGTGAAATCGTGAAATAA
- a CDS encoding lipoate-protein ligase B (COG0321 Lipoate-protein ligase B): MSEAMTLVVRQLGMQDYQAVWHQMQTFTDERGADTQDEIWLVQHPAVFTQGQAGKAEHLLQQTAIPVVQSDRGGQITYHGPGQQVMYVLIDIKRQKTLGRDLTVRDLVTTLEQAVVNTLADYHIQAYPKPDAPGVYINEKKICSLGLRIRKGCSFHGLAFNINMDLSPFHFINPCGYSGLEMCQLADFIERSEATCEKVAPKLVTHFAQLLGYNATKF; encoded by the coding sequence ATGAGTGAAGCAATGACCCTTGTGGTACGCCAATTAGGTATGCAAGATTACCAAGCCGTGTGGCATCAGATGCAAACGTTTACTGATGAACGTGGTGCGGACACACAAGATGAAATTTGGTTAGTACAACATCCTGCGGTATTCACACAAGGACAGGCGGGAAAAGCAGAGCATTTATTGCAGCAAACGGCGATTCCTGTTGTTCAGTCAGATCGAGGCGGGCAAATCACTTATCATGGACCAGGTCAGCAAGTGATGTATGTCCTTATTGATATTAAACGCCAAAAAACGCTTGGACGCGATTTGACGGTGCGCGATTTAGTGACTACTCTTGAACAGGCTGTCGTTAATACACTGGCGGATTATCATATTCAAGCTTATCCAAAGCCAGATGCCCCAGGTGTGTACATTAACGAAAAGAAAATTTGTTCTTTAGGATTGAGAATCCGTAAAGGTTGTTCATTTCACGGGCTTGCCTTCAATATTAATATGGATTTATCGCCTTTCCATTTTATTAATCCTTGCGGCTATTCTGGACTAGAAATGTGTCAATTAGCGGATTTTATTGAACGCTCGGAAGCTACTTGCGAAAAAGTTGCCCCTAAATTAGTTACACACTTTGCCCAATTATTAGGATATAATGCAACAAAATTTTAA
- a CDS encoding hypothetical protein (COG2921 Uncharacterized conserved protein) produces MTNKTVQLNDLPQAKLKDLLEFPCAFTFKVVGANRIDLIDDVVVVVQKHAKGDYNPRQQLSSKGTYNSVSIDIIAEHIEQVEVLYVELAKIDGVRMVL; encoded by the coding sequence ATGACAAATAAAACAGTACAACTTAATGATCTTCCACAAGCTAAATTGAAAGATCTTTTGGAATTTCCTTGTGCTTTTACGTTTAAAGTAGTGGGTGCCAATCGCATTGATTTGATTGATGATGTGGTTGTAGTAGTGCAAAAACATGCAAAAGGCGATTATAACCCGCGTCAACAATTAAGCAGTAAGGGAACGTATAATTCTGTATCTATTGATATTATTGCAGAGCATATTGAGCAAGTTGAAGTGCTTTATGTTGAGTTAGCGAAAATTGATGGCGTAAGAATGGTGTTATAG